One window of the Candidatus Microbacterium colombiense genome contains the following:
- a CDS encoding PKD domain-containing protein, with protein MNSGEFKRGYGRRLATVLVTMLAIIAGSFVAMTPAAADVSPPAGDPSTVTADALPTVQINGIVWDQEVVGNVVYAAGSFSSARPAGAAAGTNETARSNLLAYNIQTGALITSFAPTINAQVRSVEASPDGTRLYIVGDFTTVNGQTRNRIAAFDLPSGTLSSFNPNSNGTTIGVDATNSAVYFTGTFGRVAGQDRFGAAAVNRDGTLLPWAPVLGERRGRVVVVSPDGTKVVLGGDFPTLNGSSNPGYGLGMVSATDGSLIVPFQTNNIIRNAGNDAAILSLKSDADSFYGTGYVFGAGGNLEGSFRASWNTGALNWVNDCHGDQYDVQPMGDTVYAAGHSHYCGSLEGGFPQSDPWSFYRAIAVTKEPARTTPYGLNLGYYDFGGNPAPKMLHWFPSLNTGTVSGAYQGPWTVNGNSEYLVYGGEFTRVNNVGQQGLVRFAVPSKSTNAQGPILWNTDWPASALPLDGSIRVTWPLNYDRDSEFLKYEVLRNNVVIKTFENVRSKSKDWGLPPMTYVDSAVVSGTSYTYRVRATDNEGHSILGGTVTATASGTATSSTYRSAVLADSPLDFWPLDDTAGSVSYDWAGPSDLNVNSGVTRGVSGAILGDSRTAANFDGGSNGFASTTTAIAGPQTFGIEAWFKTTTTNGGKIVGFGNSSTGNSGSYDRHVYMLPNGRITFGVYPGSSQTIESSAALNDGQWHHVSAGLSSEGMVLYIDGIRVAQRSDVTGAQGYNGFWRIGGDSPWAGSDRFAGQIDEVAIYAAPLSKTQVASHYTASGRTLEGATAPTDAYGAAVYGLEPALYWRLGESTGSTAADSSGYSQRGTYFGSVTKGANGALQGVSNTAATFSGGQVISQNSFSNPRSYSLETWFKTNTTTGGKLIGFGNSPDGNSNNYDRHVYMTDAGKLVFGVWTGQEQTIRTDASFNDNTWHHVVATQGAQGMKLYVDGQLQGTNPNTDAQDYTGYWHVGGDVTWGPGDWEFDGSLDEVAVYLAPLSASDVAMHYSLGSTGAPANVLPTASFTNTVDKLKVSVDGSASADSDGTIAGYSWNWGDNTPATTGATSTHTYAAGGQYTVTLTVTDNDGGVATTTALVTAVPNQLPVPSFTTSVTDLSVTVDASASNDTDGTIAGYSWNWGDNTPATTGRTTTHAYAADGQYTITLTVTDNDGATETKTASVIVAAPVGAVTYARDDFNRTLATGLGTANVGGAWSLTNTASNYRVDGSSAVFVQSAAGAQRYAYLPSVSSTDTAIDVDVALSQRPVGGSAYYTTHVRRVGADDYRARVVVATTGGVTLQLQRTTTILVNVPTSITVAAGDKLHIRTEATGTSPTTLRAKVWKVGTAEPSGWTATTTDSTAGLQTAGDVGLGVYLGGGVTNVPFQTSFDNFWAGSSDGALVPPANEAPTAAFVATPTGLSIAVNGSTSSDSDGTIASYAWDFGDNTTGTGVTANHTYAAAGTYTVKLTVTDDDGATGTVTRSVQVTAPAPGNTAPTAAFTSSVSGLTANVDGSTSTDADGTIASYAWEFGDGATATGATASHAYASAGTYTVKLTVTDNGGATNAVTHTVTVTAPAAAGLVQDDFNRADGLLGAAPLGGAWTQTAGVANVGIDNNRARLTTAASSQTRTASLNATTSDSTDLTFSFTTSAAVTGGRMYVSALGRVIGADDYRARWLIAPNGSVQAQLSRGGTVLSWVDMTGITITPGTAYNVRLQVYGTGTTTLRSKIWADGQTEPQNWQLSTTDSTAALQAAGYTGVSTYSSSGYGPLPYSVYVDNYKAVKVLP; from the coding sequence ATGAATTCTGGGGAATTCAAGCGCGGCTATGGACGCCGTCTTGCAACTGTTCTTGTGACGATGCTCGCGATCATCGCGGGGTCGTTCGTGGCCATGACGCCGGCTGCCGCCGACGTGAGTCCGCCGGCGGGTGATCCATCCACGGTGACGGCCGACGCGCTGCCGACGGTGCAGATCAACGGCATCGTGTGGGACCAGGAGGTCGTGGGCAACGTCGTCTACGCCGCCGGCTCCTTCTCGAGCGCTCGTCCTGCGGGCGCCGCGGCGGGCACCAACGAGACCGCCCGCTCGAACCTGCTGGCGTACAACATCCAGACCGGTGCGCTCATCACGTCGTTCGCGCCGACCATCAACGCGCAGGTGCGCTCGGTCGAGGCCTCGCCCGACGGCACGCGCCTCTACATCGTCGGTGACTTCACCACGGTGAACGGACAGACGCGCAACCGCATCGCGGCGTTCGACCTGCCCAGCGGCACGCTGTCGTCGTTCAACCCGAACTCCAACGGCACCACGATCGGCGTCGACGCCACGAACTCCGCCGTGTACTTCACCGGCACGTTCGGTCGCGTGGCAGGCCAGGACCGCTTCGGTGCCGCCGCCGTCAACCGCGACGGCACGCTGCTCCCGTGGGCTCCGGTGCTCGGTGAGCGTCGCGGACGCGTCGTCGTGGTCTCGCCCGACGGTACCAAGGTCGTGCTCGGCGGCGACTTCCCGACGCTGAACGGCAGCTCCAACCCCGGCTACGGGCTCGGCATGGTGTCGGCGACCGACGGTTCGCTGATCGTGCCCTTCCAGACCAACAACATCATCCGCAACGCCGGCAACGACGCCGCGATCCTGTCGCTCAAGTCCGATGCCGACTCCTTCTACGGAACCGGATACGTCTTCGGCGCCGGCGGCAACCTCGAAGGCAGCTTCCGCGCCTCCTGGAACACCGGCGCGCTCAACTGGGTGAACGACTGCCACGGCGACCAGTACGACGTGCAGCCGATGGGCGACACGGTCTACGCGGCCGGTCACTCGCACTACTGCGGCAGCCTCGAAGGCGGCTTCCCGCAGAGCGACCCGTGGAGCTTCTACCGCGCGATCGCGGTCACCAAGGAGCCCGCGCGCACCACGCCCTACGGCCTGAACCTCGGCTACTACGACTTCGGCGGCAACCCCGCACCGAAGATGCTGCACTGGTTCCCGAGCCTCAACACCGGCACGGTGAGCGGCGCCTACCAGGGCCCGTGGACGGTCAACGGAAACTCCGAGTACCTCGTCTACGGCGGCGAGTTCACCCGCGTGAACAACGTCGGTCAGCAGGGTCTCGTGCGCTTCGCGGTGCCGTCGAAGTCGACGAACGCGCAGGGCCCGATCCTGTGGAACACCGACTGGCCGGCCAGCGCTCTGCCGCTCGACGGATCGATCCGTGTGACGTGGCCCCTCAACTACGACCGCGACAGCGAGTTCCTCAAGTACGAGGTGCTGCGCAACAACGTCGTGATCAAGACCTTCGAGAACGTGCGATCCAAGTCCAAGGACTGGGGTCTGCCTCCGATGACCTACGTCGACTCGGCGGTCGTGAGCGGAACGTCGTACACCTACCGCGTCCGCGCGACGGACAACGAGGGGCACTCGATCCTCGGCGGCACCGTCACGGCGACCGCATCCGGGACCGCGACGAGCAGCACGTACCGCAGCGCGGTGCTCGCTGACAGCCCGCTCGACTTCTGGCCCCTGGATGACACGGCAGGCTCCGTGTCATACGACTGGGCAGGTCCTTCCGACCTGAACGTCAACAGCGGCGTGACGCGCGGCGTCTCCGGCGCCATTCTCGGCGACAGCCGCACCGCGGCGAACTTCGACGGCGGCAGCAACGGCTTCGCCTCCACCACCACCGCGATCGCCGGACCGCAGACGTTCGGCATCGAGGCCTGGTTCAAGACCACCACGACCAACGGCGGCAAGATCGTCGGCTTCGGCAACAGCTCGACCGGCAACTCCGGCAGCTACGACCGGCACGTCTACATGCTCCCGAACGGGCGCATCACGTTCGGTGTGTACCCGGGCTCCTCGCAGACGATCGAGTCGTCGGCGGCGCTCAACGACGGTCAGTGGCACCACGTGTCGGCCGGCCTGAGCTCCGAGGGCATGGTGCTCTACATCGACGGCATCCGCGTCGCTCAGCGCAGCGACGTCACCGGCGCCCAGGGCTACAACGGCTTCTGGCGCATCGGTGGTGACTCGCCGTGGGCGGGATCCGACCGCTTCGCCGGTCAGATCGACGAGGTCGCGATCTACGCGGCTCCGCTGAGCAAGACGCAGGTCGCGTCGCACTACACCGCTTCCGGTCGCACGCTCGAGGGCGCGACGGCTCCGACCGACGCGTACGGCGCGGCGGTCTACGGGCTCGAGCCGGCGCTGTACTGGCGCCTGGGCGAGTCCACCGGCAGCACGGCCGCCGACTCCTCCGGCTACTCGCAGCGGGGCACGTACTTCGGCTCCGTGACCAAGGGCGCGAACGGTGCGCTGCAGGGCGTGTCGAACACGGCCGCGACGTTCAGCGGCGGTCAGGTGATCAGCCAGAACTCCTTCTCTAACCCGCGTTCGTACTCGCTCGAGACCTGGTTCAAGACGAACACCACGACCGGTGGAAAACTGATCGGCTTCGGCAACAGCCCCGACGGCAACTCGAACAACTACGACCGTCACGTCTACATGACGGATGCCGGCAAGCTGGTGTTCGGCGTGTGGACCGGTCAGGAGCAGACGATCCGCACGGATGCGTCGTTCAACGACAACACGTGGCACCACGTCGTGGCGACCCAGGGCGCGCAGGGCATGAAGCTCTACGTCGACGGTCAGCTGCAGGGCACCAACCCGAACACCGACGCCCAGGACTACACCGGTTACTGGCACGTGGGTGGAGACGTGACGTGGGGCCCGGGCGACTGGGAGTTCGACGGCTCGCTCGACGAGGTCGCCGTCTACCTGGCGCCGCTCTCGGCATCCGACGTGGCGATGCACTACTCGCTGGGCTCCACCGGGGCTCCCGCGAACGTGCTGCCCACCGCGAGCTTCACCAACACGGTCGACAAGCTCAAGGTCAGCGTCGACGGTTCGGCATCCGCCGACTCCGACGGCACGATCGCCGGCTACTCGTGGAACTGGGGCGACAACACGCCGGCCACCACAGGTGCGACGAGCACGCACACCTACGCGGCCGGTGGTCAGTACACGGTCACGCTGACGGTCACCGACAACGATGGCGGCGTCGCGACGACGACCGCGCTCGTGACGGCGGTTCCCAACCAGCTGCCTGTTCCGTCCTTCACCACCTCGGTGACCGATCTCTCCGTGACCGTCGACGCCTCGGCGAGTAACGACACCGACGGCACCATCGCCGGCTACTCGTGGAACTGGGGCGACAACACCCCGGCCACCACGGGCCGCACGACGACCCACGCCTACGCGGCGGACGGCCAGTACACGATCACGCTGACCGTGACCGACAACGACGGCGCGACCGAGACGAAGACGGCCTCCGTGATCGTCGCGGCTCCCGTCGGAGCGGTGACCTACGCGAGGGACGACTTCAACCGGACGCTCGCGACCGGTCTGGGGACGGCGAACGTGGGCGGCGCCTGGTCGCTCACCAACACGGCCTCCAACTACCGCGTCGACGGCTCGTCTGCGGTGTTCGTGCAGTCGGCCGCAGGCGCGCAGCGATACGCATACCTGCCTTCGGTCTCGTCGACCGACACGGCCATCGACGTCGACGTGGCGCTGTCGCAGCGACCCGTCGGTGGTAGCGCCTATTACACGACGCACGTGCGTCGCGTGGGTGCCGATGACTACCGGGCACGCGTCGTCGTGGCGACCACCGGCGGTGTGACGTTGCAGCTGCAGCGCACCACGACGATCCTGGTGAACGTACCCACGTCCATCACGGTCGCGGCGGGCGACAAGCTGCACATCCGCACCGAGGCGACAGGCACCTCTCCGACCACCCTTCGCGCGAAGGTGTGGAAGGTGGGCACCGCCGAGCCTTCCGGCTGGACGGCGACCACGACGGACTCGACCGCCGGCCTGCAGACCGCGGGCGACGTCGGCCTCGGCGTCTACCTCGGCGGTGGCGTCACCAACGTGCCGTTCCAGACGAGCTTCGACAACTTCTGGGCAGGATCCAGCGACGGCGCCCTGGTGCCGCCGGCGAACGAGGCCCCGACGGCCGCGTTCGTGGCGACTCCGACCGGCCTGAGCATCGCGGTCAACGGATCGACGTCGTCGGATTCCGACGGAACGATCGCCTCGTACGCCTGGGACTTCGGTGACAACACCACCGGCACCGGCGTGACGGCGAACCACACGTATGCCGCAGCGGGTACGTACACGGTGAAGCTCACCGTCACGGATGACGACGGCGCCACCGGTACCGTCACCCGATCGGTGCAGGTGACTGCTCCGGCTCCCGGAAACACGGCTCCGACGGCGGCGTTCACCTCGAGCGTCTCCGGCCTGACCGCGAACGTCGACGGCTCGACCTCGACCGACGCCGACGGCACCATCGCGTCGTACGCCTGGGAGTTCGGTGACGGGGCCACCGCCACCGGTGCCACGGCCAGTCACGCGTATGCCTCAGCGGGCACCTACACGGTGAAGTTGACCGTGACCGACAACGGTGGTGCGACGAACGCCGTCACGCACACGGTCACGGTGACGGCCCCGGCCGCCGCCGGGCTGGTGCAGGACGACTTCAACCGGGCCGACGGACTGCTCGGCGCCGCCCCGCTGGGCGGCGCGTGGACGCAGACCGCCGGTGTGGCGAACGTCGGCATCGACAACAACCGTGCTCGTCTGACGACGGCCGCGTCGAGCCAGACGCGCACGGCGTCGCTCAACGCGACCACCTCGGACAGCACCGACCTGACGTTCTCGTTCACGACGTCGGCCGCGGTCACCGGCGGACGCATGTACGTCTCGGCGCTCGGCCGGGTCATCGGAGCGGACGACTACCGGGCCCGCTGGCTGATCGCGCCGAACGGTTCGGTGCAGGCTCAGCTGTCGCGCGGTGGCACGGTGCTGAGCTGGGTCGACATGACGGGCATCACGATCACGCCCGGCACCGCGTACAACGTGCGTCTTCAGGTGTACGGAACGGGTACCACCACTCTTCGGAGCAAGATCTGGGCCGACGGTCAGACCGAGCCGCAGAACTGGCAGCTGTCGACGACGGATTCCACCGCAGCCCTCCAAGCGGCGGGGTACACCGGAGTATCGACATATTCCAGTAGCGGATACGGCCCCCTGCCTTACAGTGTCTACGTGGACAACTACAAGGCAGTGAAGGTTCTCCCCTGA
- a CDS encoding CDP-alcohol phosphatidyltransferase family protein, with amino-acid sequence MNRPAGRVLAALAHTMGMTPNQVSVVSAVFTFTGIVLLATVPPSIGLGIAVWLLLAIGYAWDSADGQVARLRGGGSLVGEWLDHIFDAAKLVSLHIAVAIGAYRFFDLDSDLWILVPLVFSIVATTTFFGMILNDLLRARQGVPQAAQAGGSSPLRAILGIPTDYGTWCLAFALWGWTAGFMVVYTLLALAALLYLGAAVVIWYRKMKALG; translated from the coding sequence GTGAACAGGCCGGCGGGCCGCGTGCTCGCGGCCTTGGCGCACACGATGGGCATGACCCCGAACCAGGTCAGCGTCGTGAGCGCCGTCTTCACGTTCACGGGCATCGTGCTGCTGGCCACCGTTCCTCCGTCGATCGGTCTGGGCATCGCCGTCTGGCTGCTTCTCGCGATCGGCTACGCGTGGGACAGCGCCGACGGGCAGGTCGCCCGTCTTCGCGGCGGCGGTTCTCTAGTAGGGGAGTGGCTCGACCACATCTTCGATGCGGCGAAGCTCGTCTCGCTCCACATCGCCGTCGCGATCGGTGCGTACCGCTTCTTCGACCTGGATTCCGATCTCTGGATCCTGGTTCCGCTCGTCTTCAGCATCGTCGCGACGACCACCTTCTTCGGCATGATCCTGAACGATCTGCTGCGCGCTCGACAGGGAGTTCCGCAGGCGGCGCAGGCGGGAGGATCCTCTCCGCTGCGCGCGATCCTCGGCATCCCGACCGACTACGGCACATGGTGCCTCGCGTTCGCGCTCTGGGGCTGGACCGCCGGATTCATGGTCGTCTACACGCTTCTCGCGCTCGCCGCACTGCTGTACCTCGGGGCCGCTGTGGTCATCTGGTACCGCAAGATGAAGGCGCTTGGCTGA